Proteins co-encoded in one Methanobrevibacter gottschalkii DSM 11977 genomic window:
- a CDS encoding oligosaccharide repeat unit polymerase family protein has translation MNIRKIDFFNPLIVVVAIVVFLLMGYAGSFDYRFEDPLNMNVFLTIIFACIVFATGFLVMENKIIVDKTKEINFISERLLIILVLIALILQTLNIILIGGIPLFNSVLKSNSTTNIWRIAYPLFLIMINLLLAKYYNKKYLILVALGALIFGLNGYRTSVLGILGSSFITLYYLNRISKKIGILFIAIIAIGFMAIGYIASQSIANQHWTLNPGQLVLYRAAFTLEVFEKIIPLAGSTNGHILSMIFSSGSPRTFIGEYVLHYNVCLTSTLFGPVTLDFGLIGLAIQMLFMGVFIGIIYKLKEGIGVGVYSIILTHTLIWIETGPTDIMIWFLYFLGLILIIINHNYIKLNKN, from the coding sequence ATGAATATTAGAAAAATTGATTTTTTCAATCCATTAATTGTTGTAGTTGCAATTGTCGTTTTTTTATTAATGGGGTATGCCGGATCGTTTGACTACAGATTTGAAGATCCTCTCAACATGAATGTATTTTTAACAATTATTTTTGCATGCATTGTTTTTGCAACTGGCTTTTTAGTCATGGAAAATAAAATTATTGTTGATAAGACTAAGGAAATCAATTTTATTTCTGAAAGGTTATTAATAATTCTTGTTTTAATAGCTTTGATATTACAGACTCTAAATATAATCTTAATTGGAGGTATTCCTCTTTTTAATAGTGTTTTAAAGTCAAATTCAACAACAAATATTTGGAGAATAGCATATCCGCTATTTTTGATAATGATAAACCTTTTACTTGCAAAATATTATAATAAAAAATATTTAATTTTAGTTGCTCTTGGAGCTTTAATATTTGGTCTTAACGGATATAGAACATCTGTTTTGGGAATTTTAGGAAGTTCTTTTATTACCCTATATTATTTGAATAGAATATCTAAAAAAATAGGAATTTTATTCATAGCAATAATAGCTATTGGATTTATGGCAATCGGATATATTGCCTCCCAATCAATAGCTAATCAGCATTGGACATTGAATCCTGGTCAATTAGTACTGTATAGAGCAGCATTTACCCTAGAAGTTTTTGAAAAAATAATTCCCCTTGCCGGTTCAACAAATGGACATATTTTAAGTATGATTTTCTCATCTGGAAGCCCCAGAACATTTATAGGCGAATATGTCCTGCACTACAATGTTTGCCTTACTTCAACATTATTCGGACCAGTTACCCTTGATTTCGGATTAATTGGCCTTGCAATTCAAATGTTATTTATGGGAGTATTTATTGGAATAATATATAAATTAAAAGAAGGAATAGGAGTTGGAGTTTACTCCATTATTTTAACACACACATTAATTTGGATAGAAACAGGTCCCACAGACATTATGATTTGGTTTTTATATTTCCTTGGATTAATCTTAATAATAATTAATCATAATTATATTAAATTAAACAAAAATTAA
- a CDS encoding restriction endonuclease has translation MEKPQLINFIAKVMEDSGFKVYKNFKTSQRVIDIYAILPTTIGDFGVVVACKNYDKDFKIGVDVLREMEEVQQSIKASKVTIVSSSYFSDQAKNYALRKNIKLVDRDNLLELAKKYQDRTSQTTLDNTPYDGGASQYIEDEYPEYTYDASDMEYLMRRREQNPAVYKNTLYRQIDEDRHTGFSSILNRGSSRNSSLSGVTNLYNYQSRKSTFGQDSLLFNLVKNPIVLIILVVAVSYIISYIAGNLLKVDAGISGLIEMIVALFLSYGLSLYTDRNRDFIVKGTFIFFISLIILIILIFV, from the coding sequence TTGGAAAAACCACAATTAATTAATTTTATAGCTAAAGTAATGGAGGACTCTGGTTTTAAGGTTTATAAGAATTTTAAAACTTCTCAGAGAGTTATAGATATATATGCTATTTTACCTACTACAATTGGCGATTTTGGTGTTGTTGTAGCATGTAAAAACTATGATAAAGATTTTAAAATTGGAGTCGATGTATTAAGGGAAATGGAAGAAGTTCAACAGAGTATTAAAGCATCTAAGGTAACTATTGTTTCTTCATCTTATTTTTCAGATCAAGCAAAGAACTATGCTCTTAGAAAAAACATTAAATTAGTAGATAGGGATAATTTACTTGAACTTGCTAAGAAATATCAGGACAGGACTTCACAAACTACATTGGATAATACTCCTTATGATGGAGGAGCATCCCAATATATTGAAGATGAATATCCTGAATATACTTATGATGCTTCTGATATGGAGTATTTGATGAGAAGAAGGGAGCAAAATCCTGCTGTTTATAAAAATACATTGTATAGGCAAATCGATGAAGATAGGCACACTGGATTTTCATCAATTTTAAATAGGGGAAGTTCAAGAAATAGTAGTTTATCCGGTGTAACTAATTTATATAATTACCAATCCAGAAAAAGTACTTTTGGACAAGATTCATTGTTGTTTAATTTAGTTAAAAATCCAATTGTTCTTATTATTTTAGTTGTAGCAGTTTCATATATCATTTCTTATATTGCAGGTAATCTATTAAAAGTAGATGCTGGAATAAGTGGATTAATTGAGATGATTGTGGCATTATTCCTTTCATATGGTTTATCATTGTATACTGATAGAAATAGGGATTTTATTGTTAAAGGAACATTCATATTCTTTATTTCATTAATTATTTTAATTATATTAATTTTTGTTTAA
- the surE gene encoding 5'/3'-nucleotidase SurE yields MNALISNDDGITASGILASKKAMENLCDTYVVAPETQQSGIGHALTLFEPLRVNEYTLRDGSMGYGVNGTPTDAVTIGLFEILDKKPDIMISGINTGFNIGKAELTTSGTLGAAMEAASFGIPTIAISQEVTQDDVKFENGKVEVDFDFAVKMLNKLAKIVLKKGLPEGIDLLNVNIPVNPSDDEFEVVELGNRMYSPVVEQRLDPRGKPYYWIDGEPYEFNEPGSDGYELKIKQKTTITPLKIDLTGDMSLIKEWLK; encoded by the coding sequence ATGAATGCATTAATAAGTAACGATGATGGAATAACCGCTTCAGGAATTCTAGCTTCAAAAAAAGCCATGGAAAATTTATGTGATACATACGTTGTTGCACCTGAAACACAACAAAGTGGAATAGGCCATGCATTAACATTATTTGAACCATTGAGAGTAAATGAATATACTTTAAGAGATGGAAGCATGGGTTATGGTGTGAATGGAACACCAACCGATGCTGTAACAATTGGATTATTTGAAATATTAGATAAAAAACCAGACATAATGATTTCTGGAATAAATACTGGTTTTAATATTGGAAAAGCAGAATTAACAACATCCGGAACATTAGGAGCAGCAATGGAAGCTGCAAGTTTTGGAATTCCTACAATCGCCATTTCTCAAGAAGTAACACAGGACGATGTTAAATTTGAAAATGGTAAAGTAGAAGTAGATTTTGATTTTGCAGTTAAAATGCTTAATAAATTAGCAAAAATAGTATTAAAAAAAGGATTACCTGAAGGAATTGATTTGCTAAACGTTAATATTCCTGTAAACCCTTCAGATGATGAATTTGAAGTTGTAGAATTAGGAAATAGGATGTATTCCCCTGTAGTCGAACAGCGCTTAGATCCCCGTGGAAAACCATACTACTGGATTGATGGCGAACCCTATGAGTTTAATGAACCTGGAAGCGATGGTTATGAATTAAAAATAAAACAAAAAACTACAATTACACCATTAAAAATTGATTTAACTGGTGATATGAGCTTAATAAAAGAATGGTTAAAGTAA
- a CDS encoding LSM domain-containing protein, producing MNQDKDNVNKMFKQFKNKYVTVDLRGNYQSEGKIIAIDNYLNIILENENGLETVKGGNIIFISVKEE from the coding sequence ATGAATCAAGATAAAGATAATGTAAATAAAATGTTTAAACAATTTAAGAATAAATATGTAACTGTTGATTTAAGAGGAAACTATCAAAGCGAAGGAAAAATAATCGCAATTGACAATTACTTAAACATCATCCTTGAAAATGAAAATGGTTTGGAAACTGTCAAAGGTGGAAATATCATTTTTATTAGTGTAAAAGAAGAATAA